In one Misgurnus anguillicaudatus chromosome 1, ASM2758022v2, whole genome shotgun sequence genomic region, the following are encoded:
- the parp12b gene encoding protein mono-ADP-ribosyltransferase PARP12b encodes MSGYSPIIHYATSILCNYKGSMEISELHRTVLKSFEITEDEFWYIIKGCPRFTVVQRKPRDEDAQPDCIVVAKTSLRLCKKYLKNECYDCQDLHLCKYFVYGNCRYGKGRKECKFSHNIQSKHNFALLRECTLHELNEDDLFLLVLQNDPALLPEVCSHYSKGTGLFGACTFMERCTKVHICQHFVQDDCLFGPKCKRQHSINEHSRRMLEERGLGGDLIRDLPYIYQNVYRLNLQTLQNELISEPRVNPVAQIEKTEICLHFIRGKCKFQDQCVLVHFNLPYKWEVNNGKCWRDLRNMEELEKAYCDPKNERSPGSRPVDFISMTRDQNPVRRLSTVSSVSKPTHYILTTEWIWYYKGDHENWIEYGQPDDKQHVTSVTSKELEKAYLEDNTAVIRVNKGNRQYFVSFQDMYQRNPKHNTKRKVRRRPRFVSVSDVESQGAQ; translated from the exons ATGTCCGGCTACTCTCCCATTATACATTATGCGACCAGTATATTATGTAATTACAAAGGATCTATGGAGATATCAGAATTGCACCGGACAGTTTTAAAAAGCTTTGAAATTACAGAAGACGAATTTTGGTACATAATTAAAGGATGTCCGAGGTTCACGGTGGTCCAGAGAAAACCCAGAGACGAGGATGCGCAGCCTGACTGCATCGTTGTCGCCAAAACATCTTTGCGACTTTGcaagaaatatttaaaaaatgaatgttACGACTGTCAGGATTTACATCTGTGCAAGTATTTCGTTTATGGGAATTGCAGATATGGGAAAGGAAG GAAGGAGTGCAAGTTTTCTCATAATATTCAGTCCAAGCATAACTTCGCCCTGTTGCGAGAGTGCACACTTCATGAACTAAATGAAGATGATCTCTTCCTGCTTGTGTTACAGAATGACCCTGCCCTGTTACCAGAG GTTTGTTCCCATTACAGTAAAGGCACTGGGCTTTTCGGGGCCTGTACCTTTATGGAACGCTGCACTAAGGTGCACATTTGTCAGCACTTTGTGCAAGACGACTGTTTGTTCGGCCCGAAGTGCAAACGGCAGCACAGCATCAACGAACACAGCCGCAGGATGCTGGAGGAGCGAGGTCTTGGTGGAGACCTCATCCGTGATCTGCCTTACATCTATCAGAACGTTTACCGTCTGAATTTACAGACTCTTCAAAATG AACTAATATCTGAGCCTAGGGTGAATCCAGTCGCTCAGATAGAGAAAACTGAAATCTGTCTTCACTTTATAAGAGGAAAATGCAAGTTTCAGG ACCAGTGTGTCCTTGTTCACTTTAATCTTCCGTATAAGTGGGAGGTTAACAATGGAAAATGTTGGAGAGATTTGAGAAATATGGAGGAACTTGAAAAGGCTTACTGTGACCCCAAGAACGAGCGCAG TCCAGGTTCAAGACCGGTGGATTTTATATCCATGACCAGGGATCAGAACCCTGTGCGCAGACTCTCGACAGTCTCTTCGGTGTCCAAACCCACCCACTACATCTTGACCACAGAGTGGATTTGGTACTACAAAGGGGATCATGAGAATTGGATAGAATATGGCCAACCG GACGATAAACAACATGTAACGTCTGTAACATCCAAAGAGCTGGAGAAGGCTTATTTGGAGGACAACACTGCAGTAATCCGTGTGAATAAGGGCAACAGGCAATACTTTGTCAGTTTTCAAG atatgTATCAAAGGAACcccaaacacaacacaaaaagaAAGGTTCGCAGACGGCCACGCTTTGTGTCTGTTTCCGATGTGGAGAGCCAGGGTGCACAATGA